From a single Cupriavidus taiwanensis LMG 19424 genomic region:
- a CDS encoding PP2C family protein-serine/threonine phosphatase — MGFDSHFRWTSAACTDVGRVRERNEDACLDLPGQELWAVADGMGGHAVGDFASQAVVRALAALPPQARLEDRIDATRAALQGVNLALVDEAARLGVRCIGSTVVVLLAGDSRCACLWAGDSRLYRLRGGQLARLTRDHNQVERLLARGLITPEQARHHPAQNTITRAVGAAPTLAPEQLLTDVADGDIYLLCSDGLSNEVSDDEIAAVLAQQDVAQAAQTLVQRALAAGGRDNISVVVLRAADPCGSDRTLVNPELDA, encoded by the coding sequence TTGGGTTTCGACTCGCATTTCCGGTGGACATCGGCGGCGTGCACGGACGTCGGGCGCGTGCGCGAGCGCAACGAGGACGCGTGCCTGGACCTGCCCGGACAGGAATTGTGGGCCGTCGCCGACGGCATGGGCGGCCATGCCGTGGGGGATTTCGCCAGCCAGGCGGTGGTGCGGGCGCTGGCGGCGCTGCCGCCGCAAGCGCGGCTGGAGGACCGGATCGACGCCACGCGCGCGGCCTTGCAAGGCGTTAACCTGGCGCTGGTCGACGAAGCCGCGCGCCTGGGCGTGCGCTGCATCGGCAGCACGGTGGTGGTGCTGCTTGCGGGCGACAGCCGCTGTGCCTGCCTGTGGGCCGGGGACAGCCGCCTCTACCGGCTGCGCGGCGGCCAGCTGGCGCGACTCACGCGCGATCACAACCAGGTCGAGCGCCTGCTCGCGCGCGGCCTGATCACGCCGGAGCAGGCGCGCCACCATCCCGCGCAGAACACCATCACGCGCGCGGTCGGCGCGGCCCCGACGCTGGCGCCGGAGCAGCTGCTGACCGACGTGGCCGACGGCGACATCTACCTGTTGTGCAGCGACGGCCTGAGCAACGAAGTCAGCGATGACGAGATCGCCGCGGTGCTGGCGCAGCAGGACGTGGCGCAGGCCGCGCAGACCCTGGTGCAGCGGGCGCTCGCCGCGGGCGGGCGCGACAACATCTCGGTGGTGGTACTGCGCGCGGCCGATCCTTGCGGATCGGACCGGACCCTGGTCAATCCCGAGCTCGACGCCTGA
- a CDS encoding DMT family transporter gives MNGYLLLALAIVAEVIATSSLKASQGFTRLLPSVLVVTGYVAAFYLLMLVMRTVPVGIAYAIWSGAGIVLVSLIAVVLYRQVPDLAACVGIGLIIAGVAVIQLFSKTSAH, from the coding sequence ATGAACGGATACCTGCTTCTCGCCCTCGCCATCGTTGCCGAAGTCATCGCCACCAGCAGCCTGAAAGCCTCGCAGGGATTTACCCGGCTGCTGCCCAGCGTGCTGGTGGTCACCGGCTACGTCGCCGCTTTTTATCTGCTGATGCTGGTGATGCGCACGGTCCCGGTCGGCATCGCCTATGCGATCTGGAGCGGCGCCGGCATCGTGCTGGTCTCGCTGATCGCGGTGGTGTTGTACCGGCAGGTACCGGACCTGGCGGCGTGTGTCGGGATCGGGCTGATTATTGCCGGCGTGGCGGTGATCCAGCTGTTTTCGAAGACGAGCGCGCATTGA
- a CDS encoding glycosyltransferase family 4 protein — protein MRVLFTNFHRGNGGGHDTYVMNLVTGLKPAHQVAIAAPKTSRLFRLASGHAGVAVTPVDFAPRGLGWLREIWILWRLISLGRFDVIHVNGSADHKLVMLVRMIALRRPRIVYTKHNDHRCRSFGNWLRAQFGTDHVIAVSDYVAAKLRNSTYRRVPVSTVPHGLDTAYFAPPARTEVHALRERYFGMDRACTVFVSSAGTRYEKGWTDLLEAIAQLPGRLRSGVRVVLAGEAPLPCMTAKVAELGLSEQVLFTGLLDDVRPVLAAGHAAFVLSRSETLSFACREAMAMGLPVLVSDAGGLPENVTDGQDGWVMPCADVGALGRRLAQILAAPDRLVAMGAAARVKSEACFGMAAFIGGTLAVYQAVLEPDTYKPLPAALAETSGR, from the coding sequence TTGCGAGTGCTGTTCACGAACTTCCATCGCGGAAACGGTGGAGGTCACGATACCTATGTCATGAACCTGGTGACGGGGCTCAAGCCCGCACATCAGGTGGCGATCGCGGCACCCAAGACCAGCCGGTTGTTCCGGCTTGCCAGCGGCCATGCCGGCGTAGCCGTGACACCGGTGGATTTTGCGCCACGTGGCTTGGGCTGGCTGCGCGAGATCTGGATCCTCTGGCGGTTGATCAGCCTTGGCCGGTTCGACGTTATCCACGTCAACGGTTCAGCCGACCACAAGCTTGTCATGCTGGTGCGCATGATTGCGCTGCGCCGGCCACGCATTGTTTACACCAAGCACAACGATCACCGCTGCCGCAGCTTCGGAAACTGGCTGCGCGCGCAGTTTGGGACCGACCATGTGATTGCGGTGAGCGACTACGTCGCCGCCAAGCTGCGCAACTCCACGTATCGCCGCGTACCGGTGAGCACCGTGCCCCATGGCCTCGACACCGCTTATTTCGCGCCGCCGGCGCGGACCGAGGTCCATGCGCTGCGGGAACGGTATTTCGGCATGGACCGCGCGTGCACGGTCTTTGTCAGCAGCGCGGGCACGCGTTACGAGAAGGGCTGGACCGACTTGCTGGAAGCCATCGCACAATTGCCCGGCCGCTTGCGCAGTGGCGTAAGAGTGGTGCTGGCCGGCGAAGCGCCCTTGCCCTGCATGACCGCGAAAGTCGCGGAACTGGGGCTCAGCGAGCAAGTACTTTTCACCGGGCTGCTGGACGATGTGCGTCCTGTCCTTGCGGCGGGGCATGCCGCCTTTGTGCTGTCGCGCAGCGAAACCTTGTCCTTTGCCTGCCGCGAGGCGATGGCAATGGGCCTGCCGGTGCTGGTGTCGGACGCCGGCGGCCTGCCGGAGAATGTGACCGACGGTCAGGACGGATGGGTGATGCCCTGCGCCGACGTCGGTGCACTGGGCCGACGCCTGGCGCAGATTCTGGCAGCGCCTGACCGGCTGGTCGCGATGGGTGCGGCTGCCCGGGTCAAGAGCGAGGCCTGTTTTGGCATGGCTGCATTCATCGGCGGCACGCTTGCCGTCTACCAGGCGGTGCTTGAGCCAGACACATACAAGCCGTTGCCCGCTGCGCTGGCGGAGACTTCCGGCAGGTAA
- a CDS encoding ATP-binding cassette domain-containing protein: MALFSITDAQLAFGHVALLDHTDFSLEAGERVGLIGRNGSGKSSLLKIVAGLAAPDDGLIARQSGVTSAYVPQEPQFAPGITVFDAVSQGMGDAHDLLVRYEAAADRVAEHHDDEAALAELHLLQSELDAAGAWQLRTRVETTLARLGLDSHTRVDALSGGLQKRVALAQALVAEPDILLLDEPTNHLDVEAIRWLEDLLLQFRGSVLLITHDRAFLDRVATRIVELDRGRLVSFPGNFAAYQARKEEMLAAEQVEQAKFDKLLAQEEVWIRKGVEARRTRSVSRIQRLVAMRNERAARREVQGNVRLEVSQADRSGKIVAELTDVSKAYGDKVVVRDFTATIMRGDKVGLIGPNGAGKTTLLRLILGELAPDSGTVRNGSNLQVAYFDQMRTALDLEKSLADTISPGSDWVEVNGQRKHVMSYLGDFLFAPERARSPVKSLSGGERNRLLLARLFARPANVLVLDEPTNDLDIDTLELLEELLQDYGGTVFLVSHDRAFLDNVVTSTLAAEGDGVWRESVGGYSDWVEQSARSAALQAARKPAEQKVAEPARGKDTREARGANRTVKLSYKEQRELDGLPERIAALETEQKTISAQLADGSLYVSDAAKAAQLGTRHDEIEMELLEALERWEVLEAKSKGEGT, from the coding sequence ATGGCCCTGTTTTCCATTACCGACGCCCAGCTTGCCTTCGGGCACGTGGCCCTGCTCGATCACACCGACTTTTCGCTGGAGGCTGGCGAGCGCGTGGGGCTGATCGGGCGCAACGGTTCGGGCAAGTCGTCGCTGCTGAAGATCGTGGCCGGGCTGGCTGCGCCGGATGACGGGCTGATCGCACGCCAGAGCGGCGTGACCAGTGCCTACGTGCCGCAGGAGCCGCAGTTCGCGCCCGGCATCACCGTATTCGACGCGGTGTCGCAGGGCATGGGCGACGCGCACGACCTGCTGGTTCGCTACGAGGCCGCCGCCGACCGCGTCGCCGAGCACCACGACGACGAAGCGGCGCTGGCCGAACTGCACCTGCTGCAGTCCGAACTGGACGCCGCCGGCGCCTGGCAGCTGCGCACCCGCGTGGAAACCACGCTGGCCCGGCTGGGACTGGATTCGCACACGCGCGTCGACGCGCTCTCCGGCGGCCTGCAGAAGCGCGTGGCGCTGGCGCAGGCGCTGGTGGCCGAGCCCGACATCCTGCTGCTGGACGAACCCACCAACCACCTCGACGTGGAAGCGATCCGCTGGCTGGAAGACCTGCTGCTGCAGTTCCGCGGCAGCGTGCTGCTGATCACCCACGACCGCGCCTTCCTCGATCGCGTCGCCACCCGCATCGTCGAGCTGGACCGCGGGCGGCTGGTGTCTTTTCCCGGCAACTTCGCCGCCTACCAGGCGCGCAAGGAGGAAATGCTGGCCGCCGAGCAGGTCGAGCAGGCCAAGTTCGACAAGCTGCTGGCGCAGGAAGAGGTGTGGATCCGCAAGGGCGTGGAAGCGCGCCGCACCCGCAGCGTGTCGCGCATCCAGCGGCTGGTGGCGATGCGCAACGAGCGCGCCGCGCGCCGCGAGGTGCAGGGCAATGTCAGGCTGGAGGTGTCGCAGGCCGACCGCTCCGGCAAGATCGTGGCCGAACTGACCGACGTGAGCAAGGCATATGGCGACAAGGTGGTGGTGCGCGACTTCACCGCGACCATCATGCGCGGCGACAAGGTCGGCCTGATCGGCCCCAACGGCGCCGGCAAGACCACGCTGCTGCGGCTGATCCTGGGCGAACTGGCGCCGGACAGCGGCACCGTGCGCAACGGCAGCAACCTGCAGGTGGCGTATTTCGACCAGATGCGCACCGCGCTGGACCTGGAGAAGTCGCTGGCCGACACCATCAGCCCTGGCAGCGACTGGGTCGAAGTCAACGGCCAGCGCAAGCATGTGATGAGCTACCTGGGCGACTTTCTGTTCGCGCCTGAGCGCGCGCGCTCGCCGGTCAAGTCGCTGTCGGGCGGCGAGCGCAACCGGCTGCTGCTGGCACGGCTGTTCGCGCGCCCGGCCAATGTGCTGGTGCTGGACGAGCCCACCAACGATCTCGACATCGACACGCTGGAGCTGCTGGAGGAACTGCTGCAGGACTACGGCGGCACCGTGTTCCTGGTGTCGCACGACCGCGCCTTCCTCGACAACGTGGTGACCTCGACGCTGGCCGCCGAAGGCGACGGGGTCTGGCGCGAGTCGGTGGGCGGGTATTCCGACTGGGTCGAGCAGTCGGCACGCAGCGCCGCGCTGCAGGCGGCGCGCAAGCCGGCGGAGCAGAAGGTGGCGGAGCCGGCCCGGGGCAAGGATACCCGCGAGGCGCGCGGGGCCAACCGGACGGTCAAGCTGTCGTACAAGGAACAGCGGGAGCTGGATGGGCTGCCCGAGCGCATCGCTGCGCTGGAGACCGAGCAGAAAACGATTTCGGCGCAGCTGGCGGACGGCTCGCTCTATGTCAGCGATGCGGCCAAGGCCGCGCAGCTGGGCACGCGGCACGACGAGATCGAGATGGAACTGCTCGAAGCGCTGGAGCGCTGGGAAGTGCTGGAGGCGAAGTCGAAGGGCGAAGGCACCTGA
- a CDS encoding DUF2188 domain-containing protein — MSDVHVLRIEGLQWVVERACGGEGRLFFPSREAAIAAGTAKAEQERVDLIVHTRDGRIGRRISFGQQGKNQRAMLVNARSSSKTAGSPPRRQ; from the coding sequence ATGTCGGACGTTCACGTTTTGCGGATCGAGGGACTTCAGTGGGTGGTGGAACGCGCGTGCGGCGGCGAGGGCCGTCTGTTCTTCCCCAGCCGCGAAGCGGCCATTGCGGCCGGCACGGCCAAGGCGGAGCAGGAGCGGGTCGACCTGATCGTCCACACGCGCGACGGCCGTATCGGCCGGCGCATTTCCTTTGGCCAGCAGGGGAAGAATCAGCGCGCGATGCTGGTCAATGCGCGCTCGTCTTCGAAAACAGCTGGATCACCGCCACGCCGGCAATAA
- a CDS encoding polysaccharide deacetylase family protein, protein MSIPILTYHQIDDVPPHGTPFRGLTVSPTQFRLQLAWMRRLGYRGLSMRELMPYVRGQAAGKVFGITFDDGFRNVHRHALPVLAEFGFSATNYFVSGQIDGSNIWDAGHGVPPAPLMNAAEVREWARLGNEVGAHTVDHVHLPAMPAPEARRQIESSRAALEDLVAMPVTAFCYPYGEQQAVHREMVREAGYDNATLTQRGLARADDDPFGLPRVHVHCGTNLLRFLQKCLTRHEDRRRA, encoded by the coding sequence ATGTCGATTCCGATCCTGACCTATCACCAGATTGATGACGTGCCGCCGCATGGCACGCCGTTTCGTGGGCTGACTGTCAGCCCCACCCAGTTTCGCCTGCAGCTTGCCTGGATGCGGCGGCTCGGTTATCGCGGCCTGTCGATGCGCGAGTTGATGCCGTATGTCCGGGGCCAGGCTGCCGGCAAGGTGTTCGGGATTACGTTTGATGACGGCTTCCGCAATGTCCACCGGCATGCCCTTCCAGTCCTGGCGGAGTTCGGCTTCAGTGCCACCAATTACTTCGTGTCCGGGCAGATCGACGGCAGCAATATCTGGGATGCCGGTCATGGCGTGCCGCCCGCGCCGCTGATGAATGCTGCCGAGGTACGGGAATGGGCGCGGCTTGGCAATGAAGTCGGCGCCCATACGGTGGACCATGTACACCTGCCCGCAATGCCGGCGCCTGAGGCCCGACGGCAGATCGAAAGCTCCAGGGCGGCATTGGAAGACCTGGTGGCGATGCCGGTTACCGCGTTTTGCTATCCCTATGGCGAGCAGCAGGCGGTGCACCGTGAAATGGTGCGCGAGGCCGGCTACGACAATGCCACGCTGACGCAGCGTGGATTGGCGCGTGCCGACGACGACCCTTTTGGGCTGCCGCGCGTGCATGTGCATTGCGGCACGAACCTGTTGCGGTTCCTGCAGAAATGCCTGACGCGGCATGAAGACAGGCGGCGGGCCTGA
- a CDS encoding peptidase domain-containing ABC transporter: MSSKPASEAGQADAATPAPQPSETGPALAAFLASVEILSVLTPEELARLADAAQVLSFGFGDTVCNAGEAAPGLFIVKSGSVRVFNEEHGKEISMGVRKTGEVFADLALLREYRHESSVRASGKTELLMIPRSVSEPVVAGNPAALAFITSYVAISSAGGFVARLFDLRGKLDKQELEDAVRSVGVKRVAAGREILKQDGREDRRLYVVRQGTVRIVRSEEGSEFPLATLGQGDIFGERACVMRQEQLASAIAETDVRLLVIPEKTVQLILERNPRLREVLEERIRVLDRELHRQKKLAERRKRPVLLDLASRPELGEKLIRRFALVEQAEEMDCGAACLAMICRHYGIPMTLGKLRELANVTTQGATLDSLARAGESLGFTTRGVQCTRDSLMGFELPFIVHWEGYHYVVVYGISSRWVWVADPAIGFRKMSAEEFERGWSGTCLLFTPGESMTQLSVQRSPWLRFIGYLAPYKKILAHLFLATFVIQMLGVVPPLIIQNILDGVVVHQNVGLLHLLIAGLIISSVFSQLMATIRAYLANFMVRNMDFAMMSHFFRHTLSLPLSFFARRKTGDIFARFQENQTIRAFLTESTVTTALNLLMVFIYFTIMFLYNVKLTLLLIAFVIPIAALTVVVTPRVKGYAREVFATSTDAKAYLMETLGGAETVKGMGIERPVRLRWERKYTKALESQYKAQQFHILVGLASQLLNAATTIAVLWVGATLVLERELTIGQLMAFNAFMGSVLGPLMGLVALWGQLNDAGVAMERLGDVLDLEPEQKPQDVLSRVMLPDLQGEIVMKDLYFRYGGDDTPYVLENISFAIRPGEMVAIVGRSGSGKTTLAKLLVGFYKPTEGSMTVDGYDLNVIDAAFYRAQVGYVMQSNLLFSGTIAENIACGDDSPDRRRIEEVARMADAHAFISKLPLGYEQVVGERGIGLSGGQIQRLCIARALYHDPRLLVFDEATSALDTQSESNILANMQEILRGRTAVIIAHRLSTIMQADKILVLYEGAIVEQGRHEELLERKGMYYQLVQKQLSAA, encoded by the coding sequence ATGTCATCGAAGCCCGCTAGCGAGGCCGGCCAGGCCGACGCCGCCACCCCCGCGCCGCAGCCGTCGGAGACAGGCCCGGCGCTGGCCGCTTTCCTGGCGTCGGTCGAAATCCTGTCGGTGCTGACGCCGGAAGAACTGGCGCGCCTGGCCGATGCCGCGCAGGTGCTGAGCTTCGGCTTCGGCGACACCGTCTGCAATGCCGGCGAAGCCGCGCCGGGCCTGTTTATCGTCAAATCCGGCTCGGTGCGCGTGTTCAACGAGGAGCACGGCAAGGAAATCAGCATGGGGGTGCGCAAGACCGGCGAGGTCTTTGCCGATCTTGCGCTGCTGCGCGAATACCGGCACGAGTCGTCGGTGCGCGCCTCGGGCAAGACCGAGCTGCTGATGATCCCGCGCAGCGTGAGCGAGCCCGTGGTAGCGGGCAACCCTGCGGCGCTGGCCTTCATCACCAGCTATGTCGCGATCAGTTCGGCCGGCGGCTTTGTCGCGCGGCTGTTCGACCTGCGCGGCAAGCTCGACAAGCAGGAACTGGAAGACGCGGTGCGCAGCGTCGGCGTGAAGCGCGTGGCGGCCGGCCGGGAGATCCTGAAGCAGGACGGACGCGAGGACCGGCGCCTGTACGTGGTACGCCAGGGCACCGTGCGCATCGTGCGCAGCGAAGAGGGCAGCGAGTTTCCGCTGGCGACGCTGGGCCAGGGCGATATCTTCGGCGAGCGCGCCTGCGTGATGCGGCAGGAGCAGCTGGCCTCGGCCATTGCCGAGACCGACGTGCGCCTGCTGGTGATTCCCGAGAAAACGGTGCAGCTGATCCTCGAGCGCAATCCGCGCCTGCGCGAGGTGCTGGAGGAGCGCATCCGGGTGCTGGACCGCGAGCTGCACCGGCAAAAGAAGCTGGCCGAGCGGCGCAAGCGTCCGGTACTGCTGGACCTGGCCTCGCGGCCCGAGCTGGGCGAGAAGCTGATCCGCCGCTTCGCGCTGGTGGAGCAGGCCGAGGAAATGGATTGCGGCGCGGCGTGCCTGGCGATGATCTGCCGGCATTACGGCATCCCGATGACGCTGGGCAAGCTGCGCGAACTGGCCAACGTGACCACGCAGGGCGCCACGCTCGACAGCCTGGCGCGGGCGGGTGAATCGCTGGGGTTCACCACGCGTGGGGTGCAATGCACGCGCGACTCGCTGATGGGCTTCGAGCTGCCGTTCATCGTCCACTGGGAGGGCTACCACTACGTGGTGGTGTACGGCATCTCCTCGCGCTGGGTGTGGGTGGCCGACCCGGCCATCGGCTTCCGCAAGATGAGCGCCGAGGAGTTCGAGCGCGGCTGGAGCGGCACCTGCCTGCTGTTCACGCCGGGCGAGAGCATGACTCAGCTGTCGGTGCAGCGCTCGCCATGGCTGCGCTTCATCGGCTATCTGGCGCCGTACAAGAAGATCCTGGCGCACCTGTTCCTGGCGACCTTCGTGATCCAGATGCTGGGGGTGGTGCCGCCGCTAATCATCCAGAACATCCTCGACGGCGTGGTGGTGCACCAGAACGTCGGGCTGCTGCACCTGCTGATCGCGGGGCTGATCATTTCCAGCGTGTTCTCGCAGCTGATGGCGACGATCCGCGCCTACCTCGCCAACTTCATGGTGCGCAACATGGACTTCGCCATGATGTCGCACTTCTTCCGGCACACGCTGTCGCTGCCGCTGTCGTTCTTCGCCAGGCGCAAGACCGGCGACATCTTCGCGCGCTTCCAGGAGAACCAGACCATCCGCGCCTTCCTGACCGAATCGACGGTGACCACGGCGCTGAATTTGCTGATGGTGTTTATCTACTTCACCATCATGTTTCTCTACAACGTCAAGCTGACGCTGCTGCTGATCGCCTTCGTGATCCCGATCGCGGCGCTGACGGTGGTGGTGACGCCGCGGGTCAAGGGCTATGCACGGGAGGTCTTCGCTACCTCGACCGACGCCAAGGCCTACCTGATGGAGACGCTGGGCGGCGCCGAGACCGTCAAGGGCATGGGCATCGAGCGCCCGGTGCGGCTGCGCTGGGAGCGCAAGTACACCAAGGCGCTGGAGTCGCAGTACAAGGCGCAGCAGTTCCATATCCTGGTGGGGCTGGCGAGCCAGTTGCTCAATGCCGCCACCACCATCGCCGTGCTGTGGGTGGGTGCGACGCTGGTGCTGGAGCGCGAGCTGACCATCGGCCAGCTGATGGCCTTCAACGCGTTCATGGGCAGCGTGCTGGGGCCGCTGATGGGACTGGTGGCACTGTGGGGCCAGTTGAACGACGCCGGCGTGGCGATGGAGCGGCTGGGCGACGTGCTCGACCTCGAGCCGGAGCAGAAACCGCAGGACGTGCTGTCGCGCGTGATGCTGCCCGACCTGCAGGGCGAGATCGTGATGAAGGACCTGTACTTCCGCTACGGCGGCGACGACACGCCCTATGTGCTGGAGAACATCAGCTTTGCCATCCGGCCCGGCGAAATGGTCGCCATCGTCGGCCGCAGCGGCTCGGGCAAGACCACGCTGGCCAAGCTGCTGGTGGGCTTCTACAAGCCCACCGAGGGCTCGATGACGGTCGACGGCTACGACCTCAACGTGATCGACGCGGCGTTCTACCGGGCCCAGGTGGGTTACGTGATGCAGTCCAACCTGCTGTTCTCGGGCACCATCGCGGAGAACATCGCCTGCGGCGACGACAGCCCTGACCGGCGCCGCATCGAGGAGGTGGCGCGCATGGCCGACGCGCATGCCTTTATCAGCAAGCTGCCGCTGGGCTACGAGCAGGTCGTCGGCGAACGCGGCATCGGGCTCTCGGGCGGGCAGATCCAGCGGCTGTGCATCGCGCGCGCGCTGTACCACGACCCGCGCCTGCTGGTGTTCGACGAAGCCACCTCGGCACTGGACACGCAGTCGGAGAGCAATATCCTGGCCAATATGCAGGAAATCCTGCGCGGGCGCACCGCCGTCATCATCGCGCACCGGCTCAGCACCATCATGCAGGCCGACAAGATCCTGGTGCTGTACGAGGGCGCGATCGTCGAGCAGGGCCGGCATGAAGAGCTGCTGGAGCGCAAGGGCATGTATTACCAACTGGTGCAGAAGCAACTGAGCGCAGCATGA
- a CDS encoding benzoate/H(+) symporter BenE family transporter, whose translation MTTASLKFSDLSVSALVAGLVATLTGYTSSLVLMIQAGHAAHLTDAQISSWIWALSIGMGITTIGLSLALRVPIVVAWSTPGAALLIASLPGVPYAEAIGAFLLAALLMTAAGMTGWFDKLMRALPASIASALLAGILFRISVDVFVQAQHQTVLLLAMFAAFLLGRRLWPAYAVPGVLLAGVVVAGVLGQLDFSGVRLELAVPVWTTPAFSMPAFISLAIPLFIVALASQNIPGLAVLQADGYHVPASRLITVTGLASAALAPFGSHGINLAAITAAICTGPQADPDRHRRYTAAVVCGVGYLVAGTLAASIAALFAAFPQALVVGVTAFALLGSIANGLTVAMQTPAEREAALLTFMITASGMTLAGIGSAFWGVVGGMLAYHVLRPRRA comes from the coding sequence ATGACCACCGCTTCCCTCAAATTTTCCGACCTGTCCGTGTCGGCGCTTGTCGCCGGGCTGGTCGCCACGCTGACCGGCTACACCAGTTCACTGGTGCTGATGATCCAGGCGGGGCACGCGGCCCACCTGACCGATGCGCAGATCTCGTCGTGGATCTGGGCGCTGTCGATCGGCATGGGGATCACCACCATCGGCCTGTCGCTGGCATTGCGCGTGCCCATCGTGGTGGCATGGTCCACGCCCGGCGCGGCGCTGCTGATCGCCAGCCTGCCCGGCGTGCCCTATGCCGAGGCCATCGGCGCCTTCCTGCTGGCCGCGTTGCTGATGACGGCGGCCGGCATGACCGGCTGGTTCGACAAGCTGATGCGCGCCCTGCCCGCCAGCATTGCCTCGGCGCTGCTGGCCGGGATCCTGTTCCGCATCAGCGTGGACGTGTTCGTGCAGGCGCAGCACCAGACCGTGCTGCTGCTGGCCATGTTCGCCGCCTTCCTGCTGGGGCGGCGGCTGTGGCCCGCCTATGCGGTGCCGGGCGTGCTGCTGGCCGGCGTGGTGGTGGCAGGGGTGCTCGGGCAGCTCGATTTCTCGGGCGTGCGGCTGGAACTGGCGGTGCCGGTGTGGACCACCCCGGCGTTCTCGATGCCGGCCTTCATCAGCCTGGCCATCCCCTTGTTCATCGTCGCGCTGGCGTCGCAGAACATCCCCGGGCTGGCCGTGCTGCAGGCCGATGGCTACCACGTGCCGGCCTCGCGGCTGATCACCGTCACCGGACTGGCCTCGGCCGCGCTGGCGCCGTTCGGCTCGCACGGCATCAACCTGGCCGCCATCACCGCGGCGATCTGCACCGGCCCGCAGGCCGATCCCGACCGCCATCGCCGCTATACCGCGGCGGTGGTCTGCGGCGTCGGCTACCTGGTCGCGGGCACGCTGGCCGCCAGCATCGCCGCGCTGTTCGCCGCCTTCCCGCAGGCACTGGTGGTGGGCGTGACCGCCTTCGCGCTGCTGGGCTCGATCGCCAACGGCCTGACGGTCGCCATGCAAACCCCGGCCGAGCGCGAAGCCGCCCTGCTGACCTTCATGATCACGGCCTCGGGCATGACCCTGGCCGGCATCGGCTCGGCCTTCTGGGGCGTGGTGGGCGGCATGCTGGCCTACCATGTGCTGCGGCCCCGGAGGGCCTGA
- a CDS encoding sigma-54 interaction domain-containing protein, which produces MKLYNQGATPASVTSPVSFAGLIEKIEILRSTLRWASKLDRPEIEKLLKQATTLRDEVMGLSHKERFVQAAASTETEAAPQQPEVERLPRERRQALMERSFIFEGTFGDNPRLLEALEIAEKAAPTDLPVLIDGESGTGKELMAKVIHANGARTDKPFISVNCGAIPDSLLESELFGHKKGAFTGASNDRRGKFESAHTGTIFLDEIGELPLTGQVKLLRVLEAHEIQRVGSDEIISVDARIVAATNKDLRRMSQAGTFREDLFYRLSVIHVSLPALRERRDEIPLLVSYFSDEAAGMLRRAPVRLTPRLRDFLLHYDYPGNIRELRNLLYRLSCLAGDTADLPHLPQDIRPRPAALAVVGTGAAGADIAMATSLSEAKRAASDEAERAFLERGLQEVGGTVAELARRFDMNRSHLQMLLKKHGIHSKDFRASRQAEGGKR; this is translated from the coding sequence ATGAAGCTATACAACCAGGGTGCCACCCCCGCCTCGGTGACTTCGCCGGTATCGTTCGCCGGCCTGATCGAGAAGATCGAGATCCTTCGCTCGACCCTGCGCTGGGCGTCGAAGCTCGACCGCCCCGAGATCGAGAAGCTGCTCAAGCAGGCCACCACGCTGCGCGACGAGGTGATGGGGCTGTCGCACAAGGAGCGCTTCGTGCAGGCGGCAGCTTCGACGGAAACCGAGGCCGCGCCGCAGCAGCCGGAAGTCGAACGCCTGCCGCGCGAGCGCCGCCAGGCGCTGATGGAGCGCAGCTTTATCTTCGAAGGGACCTTCGGCGACAATCCCAGGCTGCTCGAAGCGCTGGAGATTGCAGAGAAGGCCGCGCCGACCGACCTGCCGGTGCTGATCGACGGCGAAAGCGGCACCGGCAAGGAACTGATGGCCAAGGTGATCCACGCCAACGGCGCGCGCACCGACAAGCCGTTTATCTCCGTCAACTGCGGCGCCATTCCCGACAGCCTGCTCGAATCGGAACTGTTCGGCCACAAGAAGGGCGCCTTCACCGGCGCCAGCAACGACCGCCGCGGCAAGTTCGAGAGCGCGCATACCGGCACCATCTTCCTGGACGAGATCGGCGAACTGCCGCTGACCGGCCAGGTCAAGCTGCTGCGCGTGCTGGAGGCGCACGAGATCCAGCGGGTCGGCTCGGACGAGATCATTTCCGTCGATGCGCGCATCGTCGCCGCGACCAACAAGGACCTGCGCCGCATGAGCCAGGCCGGCACCTTCCGCGAGGACCTGTTCTATCGCCTGAGCGTGATCCACGTCAGCCTGCCGGCCCTGCGCGAACGGCGCGACGAGATCCCGCTGCTGGTGTCGTATTTCAGCGACGAGGCCGCCGGCATGCTCAGGCGCGCGCCGGTGCGGCTCACGCCGCGGCTGCGCGACTTCCTGCTGCACTACGACTACCCGGGCAATATCCGCGAACTGCGCAACCTGCTGTACCGGCTAAGCTGCCTCGCCGGCGATACCGCCGACCTGCCGCACCTGCCGCAGGACATCCGGCCCAGGCCAGCCGCGCTGGCGGTGGTCGGCACCGGCGCGGCGGGGGCGGACATCGCCATGGCGACATCGCTGAGCGAGGCCAAGCGCGCGGCCAGCGACGAGGCCGAGCGCGCCTTCCTCGAGCGCGGCCTGCAGGAGGTGGGCGGCACCGTCGCCGAACTGGCGCGGCGCTTCGACATGAACCGCTCGCACCTGCAGATGCTGCTGAAGAAGCACGGCATCCATTCGAAGGACTTCCGCGCCAGCCGGCAGGCCGAAGGCGGCAAGCGGTAG